In Streptomyces sp. DG2A-72, one genomic interval encodes:
- a CDS encoding MBL fold metallo-hydrolase encodes MTTIESFSLLQPYKIAEETFVIPWALEAPPVGHFPMNSMVIRGTEPVLVDTGAPAVRSQWLEAAWSVVDPLDVRWIFLTHDDRDHAGNLLAVLAECPNATLLTTWFSIGRMAEEWETPINRCRFMTDGDTIDVGDRTLVAKRPPLYDNPTTRALFDPKANVLWAVDTFAMNVPTPVPETAALSPDEFRDGQFFGGRLVSPWVALLDTQKFGTVVTDFQHLDAEVIAGCHCPVLRGAQIPEAYDLLRQLPGIPPWAEFTQTDLDQWMAVAESSVPPEQPRPSGT; translated from the coding sequence ATGACAACCATCGAGAGTTTCAGCCTTCTGCAGCCGTACAAGATCGCCGAGGAGACGTTCGTCATCCCGTGGGCCCTCGAGGCCCCGCCGGTCGGCCACTTCCCGATGAACTCGATGGTGATCCGGGGAACCGAACCGGTCCTCGTGGACACCGGGGCGCCCGCGGTGCGCTCCCAGTGGCTGGAGGCAGCCTGGTCCGTCGTGGATCCCCTGGACGTACGGTGGATCTTCCTCACCCACGACGACCGCGACCACGCCGGCAACCTCCTGGCGGTCCTCGCGGAATGCCCGAACGCGACCCTGCTGACGACATGGTTCTCCATCGGCCGCATGGCCGAGGAGTGGGAGACTCCCATCAACCGGTGCCGCTTCATGACCGACGGCGACACGATCGACGTGGGCGATCGCACCCTGGTCGCCAAGCGACCGCCCCTGTACGACAACCCCACAACCCGCGCCCTCTTCGACCCGAAGGCCAACGTCCTGTGGGCCGTGGACACCTTCGCCATGAACGTGCCGACCCCTGTGCCCGAAACGGCGGCGCTGTCGCCAGACGAATTCCGCGACGGCCAGTTCTTCGGCGGAAGGCTGGTCTCCCCCTGGGTCGCCCTGCTGGACACCCAGAAGTTCGGGACGGTCGTCACCGACTTCCAGCACCTGGACGCCGAGGTCATCGCCGGCTGCCACTGCCCGGTCCTCCGCGGAGCCCAGATCCCCGAGGCCTACGACCTCCTCCGCCAGCTCCCCGGAATCCCACCGTGGGCAGAGTTCACCCAGACCGACCTGGACCAGTGGATGGCGGTTGCCGAGAGCTCGGTTCCGCCGGAGCAGCCACGGCCGTCGGGGACGTGA